A single window of Methylobacterium nodulans ORS 2060 DNA harbors:
- a CDS encoding response regulator — translation MSGSTVLARCRVLVVEDEYFIADDMARALEQLGAEVVGPAPSREHALALIASGERIDAAILDINLQGQSALPVAEALAAKGVPFVFATGYDRNSVPPAYQDVPRWEKPFNPNHLARALSGLMRSGTA, via the coding sequence ATGTCAGGCTCTACGGTGCTTGCGCGATGCCGGGTGCTGGTGGTGGAGGACGAGTACTTCATCGCCGACGACATGGCGCGGGCGCTCGAACAGCTCGGGGCCGAGGTGGTCGGCCCGGCGCCGAGCCGGGAGCATGCGCTCGCGCTGATCGCCTCGGGCGAGCGGATCGACGCGGCGATCCTCGACATCAACCTGCAGGGCCAATCCGCCCTCCCGGTCGCCGAGGCGCTGGCGGCGAAGGGCGTCCCCTTCGTCTTTGCCACGGGCTACGATCGGAATTCGGTGCCGCCCGCCTATCAGGACGTGCCGCGCTGGGAGAAGCCGTTCAATCCGAACCATCTCGCCAGAGCGCTCTCGGGGCTGATGCGATCCGGGACGGCGTGA
- a CDS encoding carbohydrate-binding domain-containing protein, with protein MSIDYALEPAKWGSNPSLGTAGGQVTWNLSGSFAPAYKAEIAAAFTRWSQVANISFVHVQDNGPADITLSWSAIDGPGKVLGQSTYRYGGGLLQHADITLDSTETWTSSANGLVDSGNDYFRVVAMHEIGHAIGLDHYNASTAVMNSYVTPNLRDLTQSDIDGATALYGPADGLTLRVSEDAWQGDAQFVVLVDGHQVGDVQTAHASHASGQWDTVTLPGSFGPGPHSVAVDFLNDAWGGSASTDRNLYVESASLNGVDLPGSAQTLLGTHNMALFGSPDILSLRVSEDAWLGDAQFIVSVDGHQVGGTQTAHASHASGQWDTVTLGGSFGAGPHSVAVDFLNDAWGGTANTDRNLYVQSATLNGTLMSGVPQTLVGPHDIAHFGSA; from the coding sequence ATGAGCATCGATTACGCCCTCGAACCCGCCAAATGGGGTAGCAATCCCTCTCTCGGTACAGCAGGAGGGCAGGTTACCTGGAACCTGTCCGGCTCGTTCGCGCCAGCCTACAAGGCCGAGATCGCAGCCGCCTTCACCCGCTGGTCGCAGGTCGCCAACATCTCCTTCGTGCACGTCCAGGATAACGGCCCAGCCGACATCACGCTGAGCTGGTCGGCGATCGACGGGCCGGGCAAGGTCCTTGGGCAGTCAACGTACCGTTATGGCGGCGGCCTCTTGCAGCACGCCGACATCACCCTCGACAGCACGGAAACCTGGACGTCGAGCGCGAACGGACTGGTCGATTCCGGCAACGACTATTTCCGGGTGGTCGCGATGCACGAGATCGGTCATGCGATCGGTCTCGATCACTACAATGCCAGCACCGCGGTGATGAATTCCTACGTTACGCCCAACTTGCGCGATCTCACCCAATCGGACATCGACGGGGCGACGGCGCTGTACGGTCCCGCCGATGGTCTGACGTTGCGCGTGTCGGAGGATGCTTGGCAGGGCGATGCGCAATTCGTCGTGCTCGTCGACGGGCATCAGGTCGGTGATGTGCAGACGGCGCACGCTTCCCACGCCAGCGGGCAGTGGGACACCGTGACCCTTCCGGGGAGCTTCGGCCCGGGGCCGCACAGCGTCGCCGTGGACTTCCTGAACGATGCCTGGGGCGGCAGCGCGAGCACGGACCGGAACCTCTACGTCGAGAGCGCCAGTCTGAACGGGGTCGATCTCCCGGGATCCGCTCAGACACTGCTCGGCACTCACAACATGGCGCTGTTCGGCTCGCCCGATATCCTGTCGTTGCGCGTGTCGGAGGATGCATGGCTGGGCGATGCTCAGTTCATCGTGTCCGTCGATGGGCATCAGGTCGGCGGCACTCAGACGGCTCACGCCTCGCATGCGAGCGGGCAGTGGGATACGGTCACGCTCGGGGGCAGCTTCGGCGCGGGCCCTCACAGCGTCGCGGTCGATTTTCTCAACGATGCCTGGGGCGGGACGGCCAACACGGACCGCAATCTGTATGTTCAGAGCGCCACCCTGAACGGGACGCTCATGTCGGGGGTGCCGCAGACGCTTGTTGGCCCGCATGACATCGCCCATTTCGGCAGCGCGTAG
- a CDS encoding phytanoyl-CoA dioxygenase family protein: MSNALVRAVLAPIHAAQILTGAKSFRDNPIIGSARLNRGGLHVWRVRKAAAMTERRRRRLAHLVSAEDRRQLDEQGYIETRDFLSPEHFAELVREVTSVALPAKQFREGNAITRRVPLTPANLRHLPACRRLLALPEFQGRLRYVASFDVEPEVYIQTIFSQLDGPAADPQLDLHMDTFHPTMKAWLFLHDVPADEGPFTYVRGSANRTKRRLAWERRKSVEACDPSKASGGAFRIRPDELARLGLSEPVRFAVPGNTLVVGDTCGFHARGATARPGIRIEIYAANRRNPFLPFVGLDLWSAPLLKRRKIALFWAALALWERLGLGRSQWRHGGRVRAGDPVLSET; the protein is encoded by the coding sequence ATGTCAAACGCTCTCGTTCGTGCTGTTCTAGCGCCCATCCATGCCGCGCAGATCCTGACGGGTGCCAAGTCGTTCAGGGACAATCCCATCATCGGCAGCGCTCGCCTGAACAGGGGCGGGCTGCACGTCTGGCGGGTGCGCAAGGCGGCCGCGATGACGGAGCGCCGGCGGCGGCGGCTTGCTCATCTGGTGAGCGCCGAAGACCGCCGCCAGCTCGACGAGCAGGGCTACATCGAGACGCGGGACTTCCTCTCGCCCGAGCACTTCGCGGAGTTGGTGCGCGAGGTCACCTCGGTCGCGCTGCCTGCCAAGCAGTTCCGGGAGGGCAACGCGATCACCCGGCGCGTGCCCCTGACGCCGGCCAATCTGCGCCACCTGCCGGCCTGCCGCCGCCTTCTCGCCCTGCCGGAGTTTCAGGGCCGGCTGCGCTACGTGGCGAGCTTCGACGTGGAGCCGGAGGTCTACATCCAGACCATCTTCTCCCAGCTCGACGGCCCCGCGGCCGATCCGCAGCTCGACCTGCACATGGACACCTTCCATCCCACCATGAAGGCGTGGCTCTTCCTGCACGACGTGCCGGCCGACGAGGGGCCGTTCACCTACGTGCGCGGCTCGGCGAACCGGACCAAGCGGCGGCTGGCCTGGGAACGGCGCAAGAGCGTGGAAGCCTGTGATCCGAGCAAGGCGAGCGGGGGCGCCTTCCGGATCCGGCCCGACGAGCTGGCGCGTCTGGGCCTGTCCGAGCCGGTCAGGTTCGCCGTCCCCGGCAACACCCTGGTGGTCGGCGACACCTGTGGCTTCCATGCGCGCGGGGCGACGGCGCGGCCCGGCATTCGCATCGAGATCTACGCCGCCAACCGTCGCAATCCGTTCCTGCCCTTCGTCGGCCTGGACCTGTGGTCGGCTCCGCTGCTCAAGCGCCGCAAGATCGCCCTGTTCTGGGCGGCGCTCGCGCTCTGGGAGCGTCTGGGTCTTGGTCGCAGCCAGTGGCGGCATGGCGGACGGGTCCGCGCAGGGGATCCCGTTCTGTCCGAGACCTGA